TTTCTCCGCACCGCGCATACTTTCTCTCATCGACATTGCCTATACTCCAGGCAGGATAAATGGAGGAAATCTCATGAGCGCACCCTTGTTAATTGCCCGCACGCCAGAAACCGAGCTGTTCTTACTGCCAGGCATGGCAAACCGTCACGGGCTGATTACTGGCGCGACGGGGACGGGTAAAACTGTCACGTTGCAAAAGCTGGCCGAATCGCTGTCGGAAATCGGCGTTCCGGTGTTTATGGCGGATGTGAAAGGCGATCTGACGGGCGTGGCTGAAGAGGGCGTAGCCTCGGAAAAACTGCTTACCCGGCTAAAAAACATCGGTATCGCCGACTGGCAGCCCCACGCCAATCCAGTGGTGGTGTGGGATATTTTCGGCGAAAAAGGCCATCCGGTGCGGGCGACCATCTCCGATCTCGGACCACTGCTGCTCGCGCGTCTGCTGAACCTGAACGAGGTCCAGTCCGGCGTACTTGATATTATCTTTCGTATTGCCGATGACCAGGGGCTATTGCTGCTGGATTTCAAAGACCTGCGGGCCATTACGCAATACATTGGCGATAACGCCAAATCCTTCCAGAATCAGTACGGCAATATCAGCAGCGCCTCGGTTGGGGCGATACAGCGTGGCCTGCTGACCCTCGAGCAACAGGGCGCGACACACTTCTTTGGCGAGCCCATGCTGGAAATCAAAGACTGGATGCGCGTCGACGCAAACGGCAAAGGGATTATCAATATCCTCAGCGCAGAAAAACTTTACCAGATGCCAAAACTGTATGCCGCCAGCCTGCTGTGGATGCTCTCCGAACTCTACGAGCAACTGCCGGAAGCGGGCGATCTGGAGAAGCCGAAGCTGGTGTTCTTCTTCGACGAGGCGCATCTGTTGTTCAACGACGCGCCACAGGTGCTGTTGGATAAAATCGAACAGGTTATCCGCCTGATCCGCTCAAAAGGCGTCGGCGTCTGGTTCGTCTCGCAGAATCCGTCCGACATACCCGACAACGTGCTCGGACAGTTGGGTAATCGCGTGCAGCATGCCCTGCGCGCCTTCACGCCGAAAGATCAGAAAGCGGTGAAAACCGCAGCGCAGACGATGCGGGCGAATCCAGCATTTGATACCGAAAAAGCCATTCAGGAGCTGGGTACCGGTGAAGCGCTAATCTCGTTTCTTGATGCTAAAGGCAGTCCGTCAGTGGTGGAACGCGCAATGGTCATTGCACCCTGCTCGCGTATGGGGCCACTCACCGACGACGAACGTAACGGGTTACTTAATCACTCTGCACTGTACGGCAAGTATGAGGAAGA
This Citrobacter enshiensis DNA region includes the following protein-coding sequences:
- a CDS encoding helicase HerA-like C-terminal domain-containing protein, translating into MSAPLLIARTPETELFLLPGMANRHGLITGATGTGKTVTLQKLAESLSEIGVPVFMADVKGDLTGVAEEGVASEKLLTRLKNIGIADWQPHANPVVVWDIFGEKGHPVRATISDLGPLLLARLLNLNEVQSGVLDIIFRIADDQGLLLLDFKDLRAITQYIGDNAKSFQNQYGNISSASVGAIQRGLLTLEQQGATHFFGEPMLEIKDWMRVDANGKGIINILSAEKLYQMPKLYAASLLWMLSELYEQLPEAGDLEKPKLVFFFDEAHLLFNDAPQVLLDKIEQVIRLIRSKGVGVWFVSQNPSDIPDNVLGQLGNRVQHALRAFTPKDQKAVKTAAQTMRANPAFDTEKAIQELGTGEALISFLDAKGSPSVVERAMVIAPCSRMGPLTDDERNGLLNHSALYGKYEEEVDSESAYERLQKGVQANTEQQNNPTVKGKEVAVDDGILGGLKDILFGSTGPRGGKRDGVVQSVAKSAARQVTNQIIRGMLGSLLGGRKR